Within Hyla sarda isolate aHylSar1 chromosome 7, aHylSar1.hap1, whole genome shotgun sequence, the genomic segment gtagataacacaatgaaggggttaaactctaGATAACAAAAAGATGGGGGGATCTCTAGATAACACAATGATGGGGGATCTCTAGATAACACAATGATGGGGGATCTCTAGATAACACAAtgaggggggatctgtagataacacaaTGAGGGGGGATCTCTAGATAACACAATGATGGGGGGGATCTCTAGATAACACAAtgaggggggatctgtagataacacaataaggggggatctgtagataacacaatgaggggggatctgtagataacacaaTGAGGGGGGATCTCTAGATAACACAATGATGGGGGGATGTCTAGATAACACAATGATGGGGGGGGATCTCTAGATAACACATtgaggggggatctgtagataacacaaTGAGGGGGGATCTCTAGATAACATAATGATCGGGGGGATCTCTAGATAACACAATGATGGGGGGATCTCTAGATAACACAAtgaggggggatctgtagataacacaaTGAGGGGGGATCTCTAGATAACACAATGATCAGGGGGATCTCTAGATAACACAatgatgggggatctgtagatgagagCAGATCATTCCATCTTTACCAGGCTACTGTTATCTTGGTATAAGAATATTCTAGGGTCTGATAACTTTTGGTGATGACAgatattctgtctgaccacagtgctctctgctgacacctctgtccattttaggaactgtacagagtaaaagcaaatccccatagcaaacctatcctgctctggacagttcctaacatgcacagaggtgtcagcagagagcactgtggtcagacagaaataggaaattcaaaaagaagagaatttcctctgcagtatacagcagctaagaagtacgggaagtattaagatttttaaatagaagtaatttacaaatctgtttacatttctggcatcagttgatttaaaaaaaaaagttttccagttgagtaccccttgaaaGCTCAAATGTATACCTCTACAGGCAAGACTAcaggaactatatatatatatatatatatatatatatatatatctttccccccgcGCCCAAAGTCCATGGGAGTCTTGACAAGGCCCCAACCTCAGGATAGGTGGATGATGCAGTGTCGGTCGTGCGGTGTAGTGATTACGTACTTGTATACAGTGTAGTCTGGGATGTTTCCATTAGACCCCTGTACAGACACAGCGACATTTCCCCAAACACTGGTGCCCCCAGCAGTGCGGACGGACACCTTGTATCTCCAGCCTAAAAGACAAAAAGgaatcctaaaaaaaaattctatagcgGGCAACTAATCTGGACAAACACCTGTTCACAGCTGAGGGTGTGTTACATTGTTTCCACAAGGCATAACTGAAGGCCTGCCACACATCAATGCCTGATGGACAATTTAAGTGGGACCCCCGAACCCCCATATAGACTATACTCCTTCCTTTGATGCCGTCCTGTTCACTTACTGTATGTAGCATAGTAAGGGGAAGGATGCacaatgttatgggggatctgtgggtaGATAACACAATGATAGGGGATCTGTGTATAACACAATGATGGGGGATCTGTGTATAACACAATGATAGGGGGATCTGTGGATAACACAATGATTGGGGGGGATCTGCGGATAACACAATGATGGGGGATCTCTAGATAACACAatgatgggggatctgtagataacacaaTGATGGGGGGATCTCTAGATAACACAATGATAGGGAATCTGTGTATAACACAATGAGGGGGATCTGTGGATAACACTATGATGGGGGGATCTGCGGATAACAAAatgatgggggatctgtagataacacaatgatgggggatctgtagataacacaaTGATGGGGGATATCTAGATAACACAatgatgggggatctgtagataacacaatgatgggggatctgtagataacacaaTGATGGAGGATCTCTAGATAACACAATGATGGGGGATCTCTAGATAACACAATGATGGGGGATCTCTAGATAACACAATGATGGGGGATCTCTAGATAACACAATGATGGGGGATCTCTAGATAACACAATGATGGGGGATCTCTAGATAACACAATGATGGGAGATCTCTAAATAACACAATGATGGGGGATCTCTAAATAACACAATGATGGTGATCTCTAGATAACACAATGATGGGGGATCTCTAGATAACACAATGATGTGGGGATCTCTAGATAACACAATGATGGGGATCTCTAGATAACACAATGATGGGGGATCTCTAGATAACACAATGATGGGGGATCTCTAGATAACACAATGATGGGGGATCTCTAGATAACACAATGATGGGGGATCTCTAAATAACACAATGATGGGGGGGATATGTAAATAACACAATGATGGGGGATCTTTAAATAACACAATGATGGGGGATCTCTAGATAACACAATGTTGGGGGATCTCTAGATAACACAATGATGGGGGATCTCTAAATAACACAATGATGGGGGATCTCTAAATAACACAATGATGGGGGATCTCTAAATAACACAATGATGGGGGATCTCTAGATAACACAatgatgggggatctgtagatgaggGCAAATCATTCCATCTTTACCAGGCTActgttattgttacgcctagcgctccgggtccccgctcctccccggagcgctcacggcgtctttctccctgcagctccccggtcggtcccgctgaccgggagcgctgcactgtcatggccgttggggatgcgattcgcacagcgggacgcgcccgctcgcgaatcgcatcccaggtcacttacccgttcccgtcccctgctgtcatgtgctggcgcgcgcggctccgctctctagggcgcgcgcgcgtgccagctccctgagacttaaagggccagtgcaccaatgattggtgcctggcccaatttgcttaattggcttccacctggtccctgactatatctaacctcctcccatgcactcccttgccggatcttgttgcccttgtgcctagtgaaagcgtattgtgtgtctaaagcctgtgtaccagaacttctgctatccaccctgactacgaaccttgccgcctgcccccgaccttctgctacgtccgaccttgcttctgtctactcccttgtacctcgcctttcatcagcagtcagagaggtgacccgttgctagtggatacgacctggtcactaccgccgcagcaagaccatcccgctttgcggcgggctctggtgaaaaccagtagtgacttagaaccggtccactagcgcggtccttgccaatccctctctggcacagaggatccactacctgccagccggcatcgtgacagttatctTGGTATAAGACTATTTTAGGCTCTGATAACTTTTTGTGATTACAGATATTGTGCCTGGTATGAAATgttgaagcaggaaaaaaaatggacaaaataacTTACGGGAAAATTTTGTCTGGTCTCCTGTGTTTAGGTAAAATGGCGGAGTGTTGGATGTGACTCCTCGGTATTGATCAGCGTAGTGTCCCATCAGTGGGCAGCCACCACTGGGGCATGGGAACCCCTCCCCCTGAGGAGAACATTCACAATTAATAACCCTTAGTATTATATTATCTGTGAATAGCACTGAGGATTCTGGGACAGGTGACAACCAATAAGCTCCTCCCCCTTATCTTATCTGGGTTAGGAGACGACAATGATCATATTTCCCTTTGACTTACGGCTATGAAGGCGTCATATGAAGAGCTTGGGAATCCAATGAAGCCATCAGGGTTTCTGATGCTCTCGGTGTAATACCTGTAGCTCCTCAAGTGATTACAGGCGACTAATTCATCAACAGCTAAGAGATAAATGAAAATAATCAGCAATATTATAGAGAATaaggaaaaaattaataaaatgatttATAAATCTCCTGCAGATGTTATTCATGTAGGAAATTCTATGACATATCCTATATCCTTTACGTCACTATACATTCTCTATATCATCCCATATCCTCCTCCTTACCAGATGTCCTCTATATCATCCCACATTGTCTAAGTCATTCCATGTTCCACATCCTCCTTCTTACCCTACGTCCTCCATGTCCTAGGTCCCAAAGCTTCACGTCCTCCATGTTGACTCATGTTCTATATGTCATCACATGTCCTTTATATCATCCCACATTATCCTCGTCATAAGACGACCTCCATGCCCAACGTTCTCCATGCCCATGTCCTCTACGTCACGCTTTGTTCTCTATGTCATCCTCCATTTTGTCCCATGTCCTTCATGTCATCTACGATCCTCTACATTTCTTTACAGACAATTAAGTGATAATGATTTGTATAATTACTCGGTGTGATGTTATCGGGGTTCACATGATTGATGACCTCATTCTTCTTACATCCTGGCATTTGTTTTCCTCCATTTGGAAAGAAATCCAGATGACCAACCGTCTGACTTATCCCGTACCCTCCGGTACCTGAGAACAATGAACATTACAATGGATGAAGAGCTGGGCCTCCTCTACACCAGTCCCCAATTATATGGTTACAGATTATTTCCTGTGGGGACTGTCATTTATTTGCACATAAACATGATGATGATAAAAGACCCCCCACCAATGACATCTCACTCAGCCCATGGGGAAACAAGCTAATGGTGTCCCCCTCACTCAACAGCTCTTTGTGGGCTGGCTTTATGAGCCACTCCCCTAGGAGTCATGTGACCATAAGAGCAATATTGTATCAATCAACTGCAGCATCCCCTGCGGATCCTTTAGTCAATGTGTACTTTACATTTTATAATAAGGTAGTACTTCTGTTACGAAACATACTGGCTCACCCTATTATCCTACAGGGTTAAttcagaggaagaaaaaaaaaacacttggtgaAAACTAAGTTTACTCAACTCGTGTCCAAAAATATTTTGATgaactccaccccccccccccccacaacacacACACTGTCATTGTCCAGTTACCTAGGTTGAGTATAGTTGGTGTGGAATCAGTGTGAATGGCATCAACAAGAAGAGCATCGGAAGGATCCAATCTGACCTCAGGAGGGGTGTCCTCAAAATACGGCTGAGCGGGATCCAGTCCTGTGTGAAGGATCAGGAGGATAGACATCAGCAAGTTACTATGATTCTTGTGCAACACTTCTTCCTCTCTTCTGTGGGTATATTTACAAGTCACTGGCAATGAAGTTACTATCCCCACAGCAGTATATCTGGTAAATTAGGTGTCCGTGGTCCGCGCAGCTAGACCCAGTGACTTGTTAGGTAATAATGTACTCACTAAAGTTGAGCTGCATTCCTATCACAGAAGGCAGGTCTTTAGATACCAGGAAGAAGCAAAGAGGCCCTTGTAAAGCTTATTCTCTTTGACTTAATATTTACTCCTTCTCGGAGGTGGCAGAATATATCACACTTTCTTGGAATCAGAAAAACAATCTAGATCTAGGTCTGAAAAGCTCTCTATGAGAAGATACTTTGCTGGATTGTATCCATGCGCTCCCAGGAAGCTCCAAGATgctaataaatattgttttcttTACTAGACTAAGTATATCTGTTCTGCTGGCAGAAACTCACCAACATGCATCTGCTCAGCTTGAGGGACTCGAAGGCATTTGTACTTGTACAGCCTGTGGACTGGCCGGAACTGAGACAACTGGTCTAAACCAAATTGTGCCATCTAGCTAAGAGGGAGGCTGGACTAGGTAGGCCCCTCCCACCTACTCTTACAAATTTAAGTTGTTATGGATATGTAGTAGTGTTTTGTAAAGGGTCATTTCTCACATGCGTTTACAAGAATCTGACACTAGATGTCAGCAAAGTAATAGATTCCCAATAGAAGTGAACTGCAACCATACAACAACCAGTAACTCTAGGAAGCAGGTTTTGTACTGGGACACCCAAAACAAATATGAAGATACACAAAAAGCATAGAAATTTAAAGGACTGACTCTTATGTTATCTGTGAAAACAAACTCGCTTAGTCACACCCACCAGTTATccttccaattccaggctgtcttTTTCCAGCTTCTCCTGCAGTGTGCGCCCCCAGACTGTGCCCAATGAGGTGAACTTTAGACGGGTCGTATTTCAACATTTCCTGTAAAGCAAAAGAATCCTTAAAAAGGCAAAACATGAGTGAATGGTAAATTTCATCAGATTGTAAGTGGCATCAGTCTTGGCTCTTACCCCAAGAGCTTTAACAAAATAGGCGACTTCTGCCCCCACTACTCGGATGTTA encodes:
- the LOC130283081 gene encoding pancreatic lipase-related protein 2-like; the protein is MKVITKAQQGGNTDRWSRATVSTKGGEICYDRLGCFTSNAPWAGTLQRPIGHLPWAPEKINTRFLLYTRDNLKKYQELSAINRDTITKSNFQTYRKTHIIIHGFIDDGEKNWMVDMCQAILQAEDVNCFCVDWSDGSRTLYTQAANNIRVVGAEVAYFVKALGEMLKYDPSKVHLIGHSLGAHTAGEAGKRQPGIGRITGLDPAQPYFEDTPPEVRLDPSDALLVDAIHTDSTPTILNLGYGISQTVGHLDFFPNGGKQMPGCKKNEVINHVNPDNITPTVDELVACNHLRSYRYYTESIRNPDGFIGFPSSSYDAFIAGEGFPCPSGGCPLMGHYADQYRGVTSNTPPFYLNTGDQTKFSRWRYKVSVRTAGGTSVWGNVAVSVQGSNGNIPDYTVYKGHLRPDTVYTAFIDAEDNIGSISKVTFTWRSYLPNISHNKLGASSVTVQFGKDGAESSFCDNVTVLDGIHQVLRPCASPLPL